Proteins from a genomic interval of Pseudoalteromonas sp. MEBiC 03607:
- the dsbB gene encoding disulfide bond formation protein DsbB has product MNWLAELATKRTPWLLLAVISLAFEITALFFQYNMGLEPCIMCIYQRTAVLGLLAAGVIGAINPQAMVCRVLAFVSWGISAIWGYFIAKEHIAMQNNTDPFAFSCAFEPNFPSFMPLHEWIPSFFAATGDCGNIDWQFASLSMPAWMEVIFAAFSVVFLVVIISRLVCKKSL; this is encoded by the coding sequence ATGAATTGGTTAGCAGAATTAGCAACTAAAAGAACACCTTGGCTATTATTAGCCGTGATATCCTTAGCATTTGAAATCACCGCATTGTTTTTTCAATACAATATGGGTCTTGAGCCATGCATCATGTGTATTTATCAACGTACAGCAGTATTAGGCTTACTTGCTGCAGGTGTTATAGGTGCGATTAACCCGCAGGCGATGGTATGTAGAGTATTAGCATTTGTCAGTTGGGGTATATCAGCAATTTGGGGTTATTTTATCGCCAAAGAACACATTGCAATGCAGAACAACACTGATCCTTTTGCATTCAGCTGTGCTTTTGAACCAAACTTTCCAAGCTTTATGCCTCTTCATGAGTGGATCCCAAGTTTCTTTGCTGCTACTGGTGATTGCGGCAATATAGATTGGCAGTTTGCATCGCTGAGTATGCCAGCTTGGATGGAAGTGATCTTCGCTGCGTTCTCTGTCGTATTTTTAGTGGTTATAATTAGCCGCCTTGTATGCAAAAAGTCACTGTAA
- a CDS encoding chorismate mutase, whose protein sequence is MSNDVLNALRHDINEIDSDLLVLLAKRRRISHSVVEYKIANNKPIRDEAREQALLEKLISYGKSLGLDAYYINNVFQTILEDSVLNQQAMLQKNLNPEAMSETHRVAYLGGQGSYSQLACHKYFSRRPGKVIEMGCTSFDQITGKVESGQADFGLLPIENTSSGSINEVFDLLQHAQVSIVGEVTHSVEHCLLAMPGTELSHINKVFAHPQPFAQCSRFIQGLGDIQHETCDSTYHALKSAVETPNSAAIGSAQAGKNVGLEVVKSGLANQSENHSRFIVVARKPLQVSKQIPTKTSLIMATKQQAGSLADALMIFKHHQINLVKLESRPVPGNPWEEVFYVDLEANLDDLHVKQALEELKEHTQYTRVLGCYQSESLQAVSV, encoded by the coding sequence ATGAGCAATGATGTATTAAATGCATTACGACACGATATCAATGAAATTGATTCAGATTTATTAGTCTTACTGGCCAAAAGACGCCGAATAAGCCATAGCGTTGTTGAGTATAAAATTGCTAACAATAAACCAATACGAGATGAAGCACGTGAGCAAGCGTTGCTCGAAAAGCTAATAAGCTATGGTAAATCACTTGGCCTAGACGCCTACTACATAAACAATGTCTTTCAGACCATTCTTGAAGACTCAGTTTTAAATCAGCAAGCCATGTTGCAAAAGAACCTCAACCCTGAAGCAATGAGCGAAACACACCGCGTAGCATACTTAGGTGGACAAGGCTCATATAGCCAACTAGCTTGCCATAAATATTTTAGCCGTCGCCCAGGTAAAGTAATTGAAATGGGCTGTACTAGTTTTGATCAAATCACAGGTAAAGTAGAAAGTGGTCAGGCAGACTTTGGCTTATTGCCTATTGAAAATACCAGCTCTGGCAGTATTAATGAGGTGTTTGATTTATTACAACATGCGCAAGTATCCATTGTCGGTGAAGTGACACACAGTGTTGAACATTGCCTATTAGCGATGCCTGGCACAGAGCTTTCTCACATCAACAAAGTGTTTGCTCATCCTCAGCCTTTTGCTCAATGCAGCCGCTTTATCCAAGGTTTGGGAGATATTCAGCATGAAACCTGCGACTCAACCTATCACGCCTTAAAATCAGCTGTTGAAACACCTAACAGTGCCGCAATTGGTTCAGCACAAGCCGGTAAAAATGTTGGCCTAGAGGTTGTTAAGTCAGGTCTTGCTAACCAAAGTGAAAATCATAGCCGCTTTATCGTTGTAGCACGTAAGCCGCTACAAGTTTCAAAGCAAATTCCGACCAAAACCAGTTTAATTATGGCTACAAAACAACAAGCCGGTTCTTTGGCAGATGCACTGATGATTTTTAAACATCATCAGATCAATCTAGTAAAGCTTGAATCTCGCCCTGTACCTGGTAACCCATGGGAAGAAGTGTTTTATGTCGACCTTGAAGCGAACCTTGATGACTTACATGTTAAACAAGCGCTCGAAGAGCTAAAAGAACACACCCAGTACACCCGTGTATTAGGCTGTTATCAAAGTGAATCATTACAAGCAGTAAGCGTTTAA
- a CDS encoding EAL domain-containing protein, whose translation MVYRRPPSRFGVNSLSMKLSLLISAICLIAGICAAALMLKSEEKQLVFEEHDLLKHSSERLTKQFNHLINTKINIAEQANSVVSSQLLQSDSHLQSNFNSEIKFAVDGSIRSTSADGLSAAFIPQENYSPFYKQLINDSESLWKIVSPTLIQDFFNFYLITKDNFIRIAPPNWALNVPGDFNFTTGKTFNYAKEATNPSREAVWSNVYYDNIWHKWVVSVLVPIYRGNEFFGVTGSDIALETLLSQLPIGDREQNLFVFDANGQLLAHPDLDKKTLEKYGREGKKLATQDFVNADLQKLVSETIRLRLPESANSFVQDGETHIINIRKVEQLDWYIGIYKKRSSALSALEELKVKFFGLFILYAILVALLLHQALYQLVLRRIHSLVNAVVSFGKGQLQTEFPKENKDEIGTLNGSFRDMAVEIRKLIDGLNQRISEKEIAEKAANRLSKAVAFSGTGVVITDEEFEVKYVNPKMVEMTGFEERHFIGSPLLSIISQEMAILVDDIDIDLRSRNYWRGDTLLQANDRQSVWVSLSISPIREDSGEITSYVASAQDISFVKESQRKMEQLAYFDTLTGLANRTFFRMQLRKSMALAERGHYAFALFYFDLDEFKRINDTLGHDAGDQLLVEVANRLKKRLRTEDTIARLGGDEFAVLLSGIEHQTHATEVANTIQRTLNEPIKLGNNEVIISASIGITMAPFDSQEEDQLLKHADLAMYEAKAKGRNTYHFYSQELNAAANERLFIENELRTGIREGQFRVYYQPQVDCRNNQVVGYEALIRWFHPEEGMIPPTKFIPIAEATGLIVELGAWILKEACEFAARLADQNLKNNISINLSARQFKDANLVSTLDNIIKQTGVEPKRLHLELTESMLMGHVEAAILQLHQLKALGVSISIDDFGTGYSSLSYLKRFPVDILKVDRSFVKDIPEDSNDMEITAAIIAMAQKLKLNVVAEGVETIEQIEFLQNNNCYIVQGFYYSKPVPEDELPALYEHLSSMKS comes from the coding sequence GTGGTGTATCGACGACCGCCATCACGGTTTGGTGTGAATTCATTAAGTATGAAATTGTCGCTGCTGATCTCTGCGATTTGTTTAATTGCGGGTATTTGTGCAGCGGCTTTAATGCTCAAATCCGAAGAGAAGCAACTCGTGTTTGAAGAGCATGATCTCTTAAAGCACTCAAGTGAACGCTTAACAAAGCAGTTTAATCATTTAATCAACACTAAAATTAATATTGCGGAACAGGCTAATTCTGTTGTTAGTAGCCAGTTGCTACAAAGCGACTCTCATTTGCAAAGTAATTTTAACTCAGAAATTAAATTTGCTGTAGACGGCAGTATTCGTAGCACTTCTGCTGATGGGTTATCAGCTGCATTTATACCACAAGAAAATTACTCACCGTTTTACAAACAATTAATTAATGATTCCGAGTCATTATGGAAAATTGTTTCACCTACCTTAATCCAAGACTTTTTCAATTTCTATCTGATCACAAAAGACAATTTTATTCGTATTGCGCCGCCTAACTGGGCGCTAAATGTTCCGGGCGATTTTAATTTTACGACTGGTAAAACCTTTAACTACGCTAAAGAAGCTACCAACCCAAGTCGTGAAGCTGTTTGGTCAAATGTTTATTACGATAATATATGGCACAAATGGGTTGTGAGTGTGCTCGTTCCTATTTATCGTGGAAATGAGTTTTTTGGTGTAACAGGAAGTGATATTGCACTTGAAACACTGCTTTCTCAATTACCGATTGGCGATCGCGAACAAAACCTATTTGTTTTTGATGCGAATGGTCAATTATTGGCGCACCCTGATTTAGATAAGAAAACATTAGAAAAATACGGGCGTGAGGGGAAAAAATTAGCGACTCAAGATTTTGTGAATGCTGACTTGCAAAAGCTAGTCTCTGAAACCATTCGTCTTAGGTTGCCTGAGTCGGCAAATTCATTTGTACAAGATGGTGAAACTCACATTATCAATATCCGCAAAGTTGAACAGCTCGACTGGTATATTGGTATTTATAAAAAGCGTTCATCGGCATTATCTGCGTTAGAAGAGCTGAAAGTTAAATTTTTTGGCTTATTTATTTTGTACGCTATTTTAGTTGCACTGTTACTTCATCAAGCACTTTATCAATTAGTGTTACGCCGTATTCACTCTTTGGTTAATGCTGTGGTGAGCTTTGGTAAAGGGCAATTGCAAACAGAGTTTCCCAAAGAAAATAAAGATGAAATCGGTACCTTGAATGGTTCTTTCAGAGATATGGCCGTTGAGATCCGTAAATTGATAGATGGTTTAAATCAGCGTATCAGTGAAAAGGAAATTGCAGAAAAAGCGGCAAATCGATTATCTAAGGCTGTTGCATTCTCCGGAACGGGGGTGGTCATTACAGATGAAGAGTTTGAAGTAAAATACGTCAACCCAAAAATGGTTGAGATGACAGGCTTTGAAGAACGTCACTTTATAGGCTCTCCTTTACTGAGCATTATTTCACAAGAGATGGCAATATTAGTTGATGATATTGATATTGACCTGCGAAGCCGAAATTATTGGCGCGGTGATACCTTATTACAAGCAAATGATCGTCAATCTGTTTGGGTTTCTTTAAGTATTTCGCCAATTCGTGAAGACAGTGGTGAGATAACCAGTTACGTGGCATCAGCTCAAGATATTTCTTTTGTAAAAGAAAGCCAACGTAAGATGGAGCAACTTGCTTATTTTGATACCTTAACGGGGCTTGCAAACCGTACTTTCTTTAGAATGCAATTGCGTAAGTCAATGGCCTTAGCAGAGCGTGGTCATTATGCCTTTGCTTTGTTCTATTTTGATTTAGATGAATTCAAGCGTATCAATGATACGTTAGGCCATGATGCAGGTGACCAATTACTGGTTGAAGTAGCCAATCGCTTGAAAAAACGTTTACGCACAGAAGATACCATTGCCCGTTTAGGCGGTGATGAGTTTGCGGTTTTACTTAGTGGTATTGAGCATCAAACTCATGCGACAGAAGTTGCTAATACCATTCAACGTACGCTTAATGAGCCAATTAAGTTAGGTAACAATGAAGTGATCATTAGTGCCAGTATTGGTATTACAATGGCACCATTTGATAGCCAAGAAGAAGACCAATTACTCAAACATGCTGATCTTGCAATGTATGAAGCGAAAGCAAAGGGACGAAACACCTATCACTTCTATAGCCAAGAATTAAATGCTGCTGCGAATGAACGATTATTCATTGAAAATGAGTTACGTACAGGTATTCGTGAAGGCCAATTCAGAGTGTACTACCAACCTCAAGTTGATTGTCGTAACAACCAAGTTGTTGGGTACGAAGCGCTGATACGTTGGTTCCATCCGGAAGAGGGAATGATCCCACCGACAAAATTTATTCCTATTGCTGAAGCAACTGGATTAATTGTTGAGTTAGGAGCCTGGATTTTAAAAGAAGCCTGTGAGTTTGCAGCTCGATTAGCAGATCAGAATTTAAAAAATAATATCTCGATTAACTTATCTGCTCGACAGTTTAAAGATGCCAACCTAGTATCGACGCTTGATAACATTATTAAGCAAACCGGTGTGGAGCCAAAGCGACTGCACTTAGAGCTCACAGAAAGTATGCTGATGGGGCATGTAGAAGCTGCTATCTTGCAACTACATCAACTGAAAGCATTGGGCGTGTCGATTTCGATTGACGATTTTGGTACAGGCTATTCATCATTAAGTTATTTGAAGCGTTTCCCGGTTGATATTTTGAAAGTTGACCGCTCGTTTGTTAAAGATATTCCTGAGGATAGCAACGACATGGAAATCACGGCTGCAATTATCGCGATGGCGCAAAAGCTTAAACTAAACGTGGTTGCTGAAGGGGTTGAAACGATTGAGCAAATAGAATTTTTGCAAAATAACAATTGTTATATTGTGCAGGGCTTCTATTACAGTAAACCAGTCCCAGAAGATGAGTTACCAGCACTTTATGAGCACCTAAGCTCAATGAAGTCATAA
- a CDS encoding stress response translation initiation inhibitor YciH: MSDNNLVYSTATGRIEQPKETKPTQSKTFKDGFLRIERQTKGRKGKGVMLVVGIDSEQHDLKKLAKTIKSKMGQGGAVKEGIIEVQGDDREKLKAILEGLKFKVKIAGG; the protein is encoded by the coding sequence ATGAGCGACAATAATCTAGTTTATTCAACAGCGACTGGCCGTATTGAACAACCTAAAGAAACAAAGCCAACCCAAAGCAAAACGTTTAAAGATGGCTTTTTACGTATTGAGCGTCAAACAAAAGGCCGCAAAGGCAAAGGCGTCATGCTAGTTGTTGGTATTGACAGTGAGCAACATGACTTAAAAAAGCTGGCTAAAACCATTAAAAGTAAAATGGGTCAAGGTGGCGCCGTTAAAGAAGGCATCATCGAGGTGCAAGGTGACGACAGAGAAAAACTCAAAGCTATTCTCGAAGGGCTTAAATTTAAAGTAAAAATTGCAGGGGGCTAG
- a CDS encoding STAS domain-containing protein has protein sequence MSLTCSTSADGEILTVQIKGKFDFNLVQTFRQAYADLNDNINKVVIDLRETDYMDSSALGMLLNMKKNLSGKVDTIQISNCQPQLKKILQISRFDKKFDID, from the coding sequence ATGAGTTTAACGTGCAGTACATCTGCAGATGGCGAAATTTTAACCGTTCAGATCAAAGGAAAGTTTGATTTTAATCTAGTGCAAACTTTTCGTCAGGCTTATGCTGACTTAAACGATAATATTAACAAAGTTGTTATTGACCTAAGAGAAACAGACTATATGGATAGCTCTGCACTAGGTATGCTGCTTAACATGAAAAAAAACCTTTCTGGTAAGGTCGACACAATTCAAATCAGTAACTGTCAGCCACAGCTAAAGAAAATTCTGCAAATTTCTCGTTTTGACAAAAAGTTTGATATTGATTGA
- a CDS encoding fused response regulator/phosphatase, protein MLNILVVDDLELNRRLLTVMLEQQGYRVFTADNGLNALKLLEENKIDIVLLDVIMPVMDGFETASIIKKRFSQVYLPIIFITSLEDEASFERCLAVGGDDFLQKPFQEVILNAKIKAHSRIRNLSQKAHDQNLQLEYHQNQVEREHEIVEHIFNNALENQQAFPAHLDFHLSPAAMFNGDMFLVAQSPIGSLYCMLGDFTGHGLAAAVGALPASRVFYTMVSKGMSVSDIAAEINTVLGNLLPGHMFCAATILELSKSGRSVSAWLGGLPDIYVINEKGNIARTLESQHMALGILEPEEFERGLIHIEVEPSSRIVMATDGIIETTNLNDEYFGEQRFKKVLASKSYISTEQIIERVNRFARGNQQQDDLSLVLLNCLPVPSPEQTYEQFSPLPFHISMSLNAKQIKSTDPVLEVIELLSKIGGLNDHRANIFLMLSEAYNNALDHGVLGLDSEIKNQEDGFLIYYQQREEALASLSEALIIIDIQYSPETLELDFTICDSGNGFSKTGQSQQNLVREHGRGLCLLSEIASKVSFNSAGNQVEINYKLTASKASSH, encoded by the coding sequence ATGCTAAATATACTGGTTGTTGATGATTTAGAGTTAAATCGCCGTCTATTAACAGTGATGTTAGAGCAACAAGGTTATCGTGTTTTTACTGCCGATAATGGCTTGAATGCATTAAAGCTATTAGAAGAGAATAAAATCGACATCGTGTTACTTGATGTCATCATGCCAGTTATGGATGGTTTTGAAACTGCATCGATAATCAAAAAGCGCTTCAGCCAAGTTTACCTGCCAATTATTTTTATTACCTCATTAGAAGATGAGGCAAGTTTTGAACGTTGTTTAGCTGTTGGGGGAGATGACTTCTTACAAAAACCATTTCAAGAAGTGATTCTAAACGCCAAGATAAAAGCACACAGCCGAATTAGAAACTTAAGCCAAAAAGCCCATGATCAGAATTTGCAACTTGAGTACCATCAAAATCAAGTTGAAAGAGAGCATGAGATTGTTGAGCATATCTTTAATAACGCATTAGAAAACCAGCAAGCATTTCCTGCTCATTTAGACTTCCATTTATCTCCTGCCGCCATGTTTAATGGTGATATGTTTCTTGTGGCACAAAGCCCTATTGGCAGTTTATATTGCATGTTAGGAGACTTTACAGGTCACGGCTTAGCTGCAGCGGTTGGAGCATTACCCGCTTCACGCGTGTTTTATACCATGGTAAGTAAAGGTATGTCGGTCAGTGATATTGCGGCTGAAATTAATACTGTACTGGGCAATTTACTGCCAGGCCACATGTTTTGTGCTGCGACTATTTTAGAGCTGAGTAAATCTGGAAGAAGTGTTTCAGCATGGTTAGGTGGTTTACCTGACATTTATGTTATTAATGAAAAAGGCAACATAGCCCGAACGCTAGAATCACAGCATATGGCGCTGGGTATACTTGAGCCTGAAGAGTTTGAACGTGGTTTAATTCACATCGAAGTTGAGCCATCATCGCGAATCGTGATGGCAACAGATGGCATTATTGAAACAACTAACCTCAATGATGAGTACTTTGGTGAACAACGATTTAAAAAAGTATTAGCGTCAAAATCGTATATAAGTACAGAACAAATAATTGAGCGTGTTAATCGTTTTGCGCGTGGTAATCAACAACAAGATGACTTGAGCTTAGTGTTGTTAAATTGTTTGCCGGTTCCTTCACCAGAACAGACATATGAGCAGTTTTCGCCTTTACCTTTTCATATCTCAATGAGCTTAAACGCAAAGCAAATTAAAAGTACCGACCCCGTTTTAGAAGTGATCGAACTGCTTAGCAAAATTGGTGGCTTAAATGATCATCGGGCTAATATATTTTTGATGTTATCTGAAGCTTATAATAATGCACTTGATCATGGTGTTCTTGGGCTTGACTCAGAGATAAAAAACCAAGAAGACGGTTTTTTAATCTATTATCAACAACGAGAAGAAGCTCTGGCTTCGTTAAGCGAAGCATTAATCATTATAGATATTCAATATAGTCCCGAAACATTAGAATTAGACTTTACGATTTGTGACTCAGGGAATGGATTTTCAAAAACAGGGCAGAGTCAGCAAAACCTAGTTAGAGAACATGGTCGAGGTCTATGTTTACTTTCTGAGATAGCTTCTAAAGTCTCATTTAATAGCGCTGGCAACCAAGTCGAAATTAATTATAAATTAACTGCAAGCAAAGCTAGCTCACACTAA
- a CDS encoding GAF domain-containing protein, translated as MISTYLSVAQLDLPENLVAEQLSNLEQYLAESALPSVRWQYQIPELGEGGACSLFGYLQDEPFKLNDYVADNAVNTEKLAKLQKIIDFVVAQTQVDWFGIYQATNTDEGPQLLKLVYHGAPSRPLFPLTEAFAKGSNNVQVALSKQGRVINNVADYLAQGGEYYTCDPKVKAETCLPLLSDKNECLGIIDAEAFNTDFFDQQTLALLVACCIKIPQLLV; from the coding sequence ATGATCTCTACTTACTTATCTGTTGCCCAACTAGATTTACCTGAAAACCTTGTTGCGGAGCAATTATCAAACCTTGAGCAATATCTTGCAGAGTCAGCATTACCTTCAGTGCGCTGGCAGTACCAAATCCCTGAACTAGGTGAGGGTGGTGCGTGTAGCTTATTTGGTTATTTGCAAGATGAACCATTCAAATTAAACGACTATGTTGCAGACAATGCTGTAAACACTGAAAAGCTGGCTAAGCTTCAAAAAATCATCGATTTTGTCGTTGCCCAGACGCAAGTAGATTGGTTTGGTATTTATCAAGCAACAAATACAGACGAAGGCCCACAGTTATTGAAGCTGGTTTACCATGGCGCGCCAAGTCGTCCGTTATTTCCTCTAACAGAAGCATTCGCTAAGGGTAGCAATAATGTACAGGTTGCACTATCTAAGCAAGGGCGTGTGATCAATAACGTTGCTGATTACCTTGCTCAAGGTGGTGAGTACTATACTTGCGATCCTAAAGTGAAAGCAGAGACCTGTTTACCATTACTTTCAGACAAAAACGAATGCTTAGGTATTATAGATGCAGAAGCATTTAATACTGATTTCTTTGATCAACAAACCCTCGCATTACTTGTGGCATGTTGTATTAAAATTCCTCAACTCTTGGTCTAA
- a CDS encoding amino acid aminotransferase, whose product MFSELKPLPTDPILGLMAAFKQDTNPKKIDLGVGVYKDEQGNTPVLKAVKKAEAFRLENETSKSYIGLAGNLDYCQKMENLLLGEHPALLANRVRTAQAPGGTGALRVAAEFIKRCNKDATVWVTTPTWANHISLFEAAGLTVKEYPYYDYENKDLLFDDMINTLKQVPKGDVVLFHACCHNPSGMDLNAEQWSTVADLAVEVGFTPLVDIAYQGFGSSLEEDAAGLRKLAAAVDELIICSSCSKNFGLYRERIGACSIIAKDAATADISNSVLLSVVRSIYSMPPAHGADIVSTILGSTELTQMWHDELDEMRNRINSLRTLIKESLAAKGIEQDFSFIDRQNGMFSFLGINKEQIERLQKEYSIYIVGSSRVNVAGISDANIDYFANAVADVCK is encoded by the coding sequence ATGTTCTCAGAATTAAAACCATTACCAACAGATCCTATTCTTGGCCTAATGGCGGCCTTTAAACAAGATACAAACCCGAAGAAAATCGATTTGGGTGTAGGTGTTTATAAGGATGAGCAAGGCAATACGCCTGTATTAAAAGCGGTTAAAAAAGCGGAAGCGTTTCGTTTAGAAAACGAAACCAGTAAATCGTACATTGGCTTGGCGGGTAACTTAGATTACTGCCAAAAAATGGAAAACTTATTACTGGGTGAGCATCCTGCGTTATTAGCAAACCGTGTTCGCACTGCACAAGCACCAGGTGGTACAGGTGCACTTCGTGTTGCAGCTGAATTCATCAAGCGTTGCAATAAAGATGCAACGGTATGGGTTACTACGCCAACGTGGGCAAACCACATTAGCTTATTTGAAGCGGCAGGCTTAACAGTAAAAGAGTACCCTTACTACGATTACGAAAATAAAGACCTATTATTTGATGACATGATAAACACCCTAAAGCAAGTGCCTAAAGGTGATGTTGTGTTATTTCACGCATGTTGTCACAACCCAAGCGGTATGGATTTAAATGCTGAGCAATGGAGCACAGTTGCTGATCTTGCTGTTGAAGTTGGTTTTACGCCACTTGTTGATATTGCTTACCAAGGTTTTGGTTCAAGCCTTGAAGAAGACGCTGCGGGTCTACGTAAACTAGCAGCAGCGGTAGATGAGCTAATCATCTGTTCTTCATGTTCGAAAAACTTCGGTCTATACCGCGAGCGTATCGGTGCGTGTTCAATTATTGCAAAAGATGCTGCAACTGCTGATATCTCTAACTCTGTATTATTAAGCGTTGTACGTAGTATTTATTCAATGCCGCCTGCACACGGTGCTGATATTGTTAGCACGATTTTAGGCAGCACTGAGCTTACGCAAATGTGGCACGATGAGCTTGATGAAATGCGTAACCGTATTAATAGTTTACGTACTTTAATCAAAGAAAGCTTAGCAGCAAAAGGGATTGAACAAGATTTCTCATTTATTGACCGTCAAAATGGTATGTTCTCATTCCTAGGTATTAATAAAGAGCAAATTGAGCGCTTACAAAAAGAGTACTCAATCTACATTGTTGGTTCTAGCCGTGTAAACGTTGCTGGTATCAGTGATGCAAACATTGATTACTTTGCTAATGCAGTAGCAGACGTTTGTAAATAA
- a CDS encoding DUF3379 family protein has translation MDELEFRRRILAEPSTTDKELDAFAEQDEDKQAFIDDVRALDDELSKALNVPVPENLAKRIIDNTYATEEQLSEQPLDTIIEAKSRFAFNRLYLAAAASFLVAISVFFVTNKQHTLYSVGEHAFTHLYHEIDSLNKHEPIDLAYVNEKFATIGGHLDELPGKVTYLMFCNFQGKKGLHLVFESDFGPMTVFIVPADEQPFGTGSEDFSDERFAGHINRGKQADTILIASLDAPLDSYNAMLNDAIRWLH, from the coding sequence ATGGATGAACTCGAGTTTCGCCGCCGCATCCTCGCCGAGCCAAGCACGACTGATAAGGAGCTTGACGCGTTTGCCGAGCAGGACGAAGATAAACAGGCGTTTATCGATGATGTACGTGCCTTAGATGATGAGCTAAGCAAAGCACTCAACGTACCCGTGCCTGAAAATCTAGCAAAGCGAATTATTGATAATACTTATGCCACCGAAGAACAGCTCTCTGAGCAGCCGTTAGACACTATTATTGAGGCTAAGTCGCGCTTTGCCTTTAATCGCCTTTATTTAGCGGCTGCAGCGTCGTTTTTAGTGGCAATTAGTGTGTTCTTCGTTACTAACAAACAGCATACGTTATATAGTGTTGGTGAGCATGCTTTTACTCATTTGTATCATGAAATTGACTCGCTCAATAAACATGAGCCAATTGACCTTGCCTATGTGAACGAAAAGTTTGCCACAATTGGCGGACATTTAGATGAGCTACCCGGTAAAGTTACTTATTTAATGTTTTGTAATTTTCAGGGGAAAAAAGGCCTGCACTTGGTATTTGAATCTGACTTTGGTCCAATGACTGTCTTTATCGTCCCTGCTGACGAACAGCCTTTTGGTACTGGCTCAGAAGATTTCAGTGATGAACGTTTTGCTGGGCATATAAACCGCGGAAAACAAGCTGATACGATACTGATAGCCAGCCTTGATGCACCGCTTGATAGCTATAATGCAATGCTAAATGATGCGATACGCTGGTTACATTAG